AGCAATTCCTGAAGCTTTTTTTTAACATCTTCACTGATAGGATTGTACTGTAAATGAAGCTCTTTCAGGTTTTTAAGCTCTTTAATGCTTTCCGGAATCTCACTCAGGTTGTTGTCTGCCAGAATCAGCACCCTGATATTTCCTGCTTTTGCCAGCACGCTGATGACCTGTTTGATATTGATGCCTCTGTTATATGATAAGTCAATGTATTTCAGGTTTTTAAGATTAGCTATCTGATTAGGGATTTGTTTGATTTGATTATCTGCCAGAATCAAATAAGTCAGTTTGCTGCATCTGGAATACACATCAGCTGCCCGGTTCATATCGAGATGACGGCTGTAGGAGAGGTCGAGATACTGAAGTTTTTTCAGACGGCTTAATTCCTGCGGAAGATTGCGAAGCTGATTTGAGTTAAGTTCAAGTTTCATCAGATTTTTAAGTTTTCCTATTTCCGGAGGTACCACTGACTGGCTGAAACGTTTAAGGTTAAGTTTGTAAACTTTTTTAGGTTCTTCAAGGGCATCTTTCAGGGAGCGGTATTCTTTTGCCTCCTGAAATTTTTTATTTGTGATA
This DNA window, taken from Sphingobacteriales bacterium, encodes the following:
- a CDS encoding leucine-rich repeat domain-containing protein, with amino-acid sequence MIRLSILLLFLIIKQAGAQEFITNKKFQEAKEYRSLKDALEEPKKVYKLNLKRFSQSVVPPEIGKLKNLMKLELNSNQLRNLPQELSRLKKLQYLDLSYSRHLDMNRAADVYSRCSKLTYLILADNQIKQIPNQIANLKNLKYIDLSYNRGINIKQVISVLAKAGNIRVLILADNNLSEIPESIKELKNLKELHLQYNPISEDVKKKLQELL